The proteins below come from a single Conexivisphaerales archaeon genomic window:
- a CDS encoding isochorismatase family protein, producing MARSALLVVDMQNDFMDGGVLAVPGSTSIVPVINRYMEIFHNNHLPIYATRDWHPPDHISFRERGGPWPPHCIRFTEGAAFFNKLRFPDETEVISKAMKPNEEAYSGFQGTDLALKLRKENVTNIFIAGVATEYCVFSTAMDGLKNGFKVFLLGDAVKGINESDSDSAVSKMKAAGVYLLTINELDAVLSFA from the coding sequence ATGGCTAGGTCAGCTCTCTTAGTCGTAGACATGCAGAACGATTTCATGGATGGAGGTGTTTTAGCGGTCCCCGGCTCAACATCTATAGTGCCTGTCATAAACAGGTACATGGAGATATTCCATAACAACCATCTCCCTATCTATGCGACGAGAGACTGGCACCCTCCTGACCATATATCGTTCAGGGAAAGAGGTGGTCCATGGCCTCCCCACTGCATCAGATTCACCGAGGGGGCAGCTTTTTTCAACAAGCTGAGGTTCCCAGATGAGACAGAAGTTATATCAAAAGCTATGAAGCCTAATGAGGAAGCATATTCTGGTTTTCAGGGAACTGACCTTGCACTGAAGCTGAGAAAGGAGAATGTCACAAACATCTTCATAGCAGGGGTTGCTACAGAGTACTGCGTCTTCTCAACCGCTATGGATGGATTGAAGAACGGCTTCAAGGTCTTCTTGCTGGGCGATGCAGTGAAGGGAATAAACGAAAGTGATTCTGATTCTGCCGTTTCTAAGATGAAGGCGGCAGGAGTTTACTTGTTGACCATAAACGAGCTGGATGCAGTACTTTCCTTCGCCTAA